The nucleotide sequence AGGCTTACACACagaattttgtgtcttcagcagatggcagcatctcagaaatgggggaaggagactgaatacatgattgttagtcttaccatgggcagcaacatatcaaaagtatatcctatatgtttGGCTGGTCAGTGTGGGCACCATGACTGATAACCATTGGCCAAGTTGCTTGTGCCTAAAGTGGGCCATCACTCTGTTCCAGGGAGCCGGTGGGggttatattgggggtagtagtttgtGTACCCCTGTGTGACTTAGTATGTTTCATCTTTCAGAGTCTCCTGAACTGGTGCTGCTCAGGATCTGCCCAGCAGAGGATGAACGGAGCAGCTGGTGACGAACAAACCAACACCATTATGACTGCCCTAAGTGATCAAGGTATGGAGAATGCCCCCCCTTCAGGCCTCTGTCCAGAAAGACTATAAGTCCAAGCTTCATGCCATGCGTTGTCTCTATTCCCTGACAGATCAATGGTCCCAGGAGGACATGCTCACACTCCTGGAAACTATGAAGACAATCCTGCCCGGCCAGGACAACTCAAAGTTTAAGACAACAGAGTCTCATATGGACTGGAACAAGTTGGCCTTCAAGAACTACTCAGGGTCCATGTGCCGTCAGAAGTGGATCGAGATTTCAAATGAGGTGAGGGGCAGTGCCAGCTCATAGTATGCTGCCAACTTGTGGCTCTCCCACCAATCTATGTAATAGTCTGCAAGCAACTTACTCCCAGACATTGTATCCCTTTAGGTCAGGAAGTTCCGGACTCTCACAGAACTTATTCTAGATGCAGAAGAACATGTGAAGAATCCCtataaaggaaaaaaactaaaggTGAGTAATGGTAAAGAGCGTCACCCACTAGATACTTTTCTGTGTCCAAAACCCATATTAACGCCACCCCACCCCTCCCCTTCTTATCACTTCTTTCAGAAACATCCAGAATTTCCCAAGAAGCCCCTGACGCCCTATTTCCGCTTCTTCATGGAGAAGAGGGCCAAGTATGCAAAACTTCATCCGGAGATGAGCAACCTGGACCTGACCAAGATCCTGTCCAAAAAGTATAAAGAATTACCTGAGAAGAAGAAGGTAATGATAAGAAGAGGGGAATGTTGGGGTTTTTGGGTGGAGTGACCCTCGGAGAACCAAGACAGGGAGCAGTGGAGTCTTTCTTTATAGTTTGACCCAATATGGTTCCTTTCCAGATGAAGTATATTCAGGATTTCCAGAGAGAGAAGCAAGAATTTGAGAAGAACCTTGCAAAATTCAGGTGGGTTTGATGGATATGTCTTGTGATAAAGGGGTTTATCCTAAAAATCTGAtgggtgggggtctgacctctgtgaccTCACCCAATCCTAAGAACGGCAATCGTGTTTTCCACCTATGTTAATTGAGCGGCGGTCAGTCACGCAAGAACCAATCATGTCTCCATGTTATGGGGTGCCAAATGCTGTGGGCAACTAGTCAGCTCAGTGAGGCTAGCTGTGCAGCCATGACCACATCTCCATTCACACTTCATGGTGGAGGTCTCAGCGATTGGACCCCCCACAACCTTTTAATCTTGGGGTAACCTAGACGTCACCATTAGTTGTTTGTGTCTAATCCTCGCTGATGTTCACAGAGAGGAGCATCCGGAACTTATGCAATCTACAAAGAAATCTGACGTCCCCGAAAAACCCAAGACCCCCCAGCAGCTGTGGTATAACCACGAGAGGAAGGTCTACCTTAAAATAAAGCCAGAGGTGAGTGCCAGAACTTTTTTACCCTCTGTGTGTCCTTGTGGCATGAGCGTGTGAGAGAATCACAATGGTTATGTTGTTCCAGGCCAGCACAAAGGACGTGAAGGACGCCCTCGGAAAACAGTGGTCCCAGCTCTCGGATAAGAAGCGTCTCAAATGGATCCATAAAGCGTTGGAACAGCGCAAGCTTTATGAGGTGAGAACAGTGTGCACTTCCAGCTTGCCATTGagcaggtttggggggggggggaatggtggCTGACAGCAGAAGATTCTGCAAAGTACAATGACGGACGAGGCATGGCCCACTAATGCTGATatcagctaacccagcccattgaagagagggaggacatgtgTTCTCTGTCCTAAAAAGGTGTGGGCCAGGAGCAGGACGGAGTGTACTCAGTTAAGCTCCTTTTTTGTGTCCAGAGGGGGTGAGTTAGGGGAAATAGCCAGAAAAAAAGGTTAAAACTTTATTCTATTTACAGATGACTTTATGGTTTtaaggagggtgggttggaggtggAAGTCCCTTTAAGCACTCTTGATTATGTTACTGCCCCCTTATACAGTGTACTAAGAACTCGCATGgttctactgtgcccccataccaTCTACTAAGGACTTGCATCATACTACTGCACCCTCATTTAAGGATTAACTTAGTACTACCGCAACCTCATACAGTGTACTAAAGAGTCAGTATACCGCACCCTCATACCGTCTACCAACATCTCACATGGTACTAGTGCACCCTCATACTGTCCCAAAGGGGACTGAGGGATCACATGACACAGTCCTTGAAGCAATACAACCTTCAAAATGCAAGGAGCTCTTTGTTATTACAAAAAATTGGCTGTTTCTCAACAAAAATAGCGTCATAGTTGACTATgggttgtgcctggtattgcagctccgcttctttaaagtgaatgggactgagctgaAATAGCACACAGTTCAGgaacaagtgtggcgctgttcttTGAAGGGAGAGGCCATGGCTTTCTAATAACTGGTCAACCCCTTTGTCCTATCATGATGGATGGACATAGAATGATCTAGACATAGTATTGACAAGCATGGCGTTTTCTAACATCTTATCTAACCTCCAACAGGGCGTAATGCGAGAGTACATGCAGAAACACCCTGAAATGAACCTTACTGAGGAGGGCATCACCCGCTCCACCCTTACCAAGGCCGAGCGCCAACTCAAAGACAAGTTTGATGGACGGCCAACAAAACCACCACCGTAAGTTTTGCTCCAAACCATTATTTGGAACTTCTGGTTGTGCCATTAGTTAACGTTAATGTTTTAGGCTATGATCTGTAATAAGTTATTAGGCATTGTATAAGGttagataaacatggctgctACTCTTGTTCATGTGCTGGATCTTGTTTTACAACACAGAACCAGTCAAGTGAATCAGGTCTGAACTGCACTACCATATACAGCctgtggacaagagtggtgctgtttctggaggctTGGAGGGCTACTGTTGATAAGGTGCTTGGGACCATGCATGGATGTCTCAACTTTTAATTGCTTTCCCCATCCCTTAGGAACAGCTACTCCATGTACTGTGCAGAACTCATGGCCAACATGAAGGACGTCCCCAGCACTGAGCGCATGGTCCTCTGCAGTCAGCGGTGGAAGCTGCTCTCTCAGAAGGAAAAAGATGCATACCACAAGAAATGTGAACAGGTACTGTCACAACgagagcctctgtgtgtgtgtatatatagtctaTAGAGACACAAACATATAGAGGGAATGTATAACCTATATTTACTCTTCCTGAATAGAAATCACTAGAAGGGGTTGCCCACAATATGTTGTCTAGCCTAAACCCCAGAGATCAGTGGTGAAACCTGCCCCTACAGGAAATTTAAGCAATGGcacaaaaatgcaataaaataaaaaaatacaactttttttggGCTAATGTGGGTGTATCCCTCTATGAACATTGCGTTTACATCTTTCTTAATTTAATTTCTGCAGAAAAAGAAGGAATATGAAGTGGAGTTAATGCGCTTTCTGGAGGTGAGTCTTGTAGTAGTGATGTTAAGCATAGGAGGAGGATGCTCCGCTTGAGCGAGCTGCTGATGTCTTATTTACTTTACTTTTCTAGAGCCTTCCAGAGGAAGAACAGCAGAGGGTCCTGGCAGAAGAAAAGATGGTGGGTGCAAACAAGAAAAGCAGCCAGGCCACGAAGGTGACTGCTCAGGATGCTGCTAAGGTGGCTGGTCTCAGTCTTCTGTTTACTAGCTGTTACTGTTTCTGTCCCGTATGTTAccctttttgttacttttttcaaTATCATTTCACTTTGCTTTCCTTGGCAGACAAAGAGTAAACCTACTCAGGCAGAGAAGAAGAAAGCAGCAGATGAGCGGGGCAAATTCCCGGAAACTCCAAAGACGGCTGAGGAGATCTGGCAACAGAGCGTCATTGGTGACTACCTTGCCCGGTTTAAGGTGAGGAGCGTGATGTTCGGATCAAAGCATTGGAGTCTAGTGACCTTTATCGGCAAGTTGTTCTTACTAATAACGTCTTGATAAATTACAGAATGACCGAACTAAAGCCCTAAAGTGCATGGAGTCCACCTGGATGAAtatggagaagaaggagaagatcaTGTGGATTAAAAAAGCAGCTGAAGACCAGAAACGATAcgaggtaaagaaaaaaaaatgggcatTTCGTATAAATTCTAGAAGCTCATTATAATATAGCATATAACTGTTTTTGCTGCTGTGCTAGTTTTGGGCTGCACTACCAGATACAACCTAAAGGCAATTGTGGCACTCTTTCTGGAGATAAAAAAATGGTTATATTTTCCTTATAAAGCTTGTGTGCTTTATGCCAAGTGCTAGTAGATGGTTGTATGTGTGTTTtgctaattctttttttttttttttttttctctctctttttgcaGAGAGAACTTAGTGATATGAGGTCTCCTCCCGCTGCAACAGCCCCTGCAAAGAAGATGAAGTTCCAGGGAGAACCCAAAAAAGCCCCAATGTAAGTCACCGACTGGTATCTATCATTTTTACAAACTTTGACACGTCATTGTTACCTATTAGAAGTTTTGGTTTATGGGGCACTGATTGCTTAAAACAAGGGGTCTGCTGGGTCCTTCAGAATGCAGAACATGCCGGTGGATGGTTATAAAGGTGTGTAGTGGAGCTGAACGTGAAGGAAAGGGGCACAGATGCCGTTCCCCCTTGGTTTTAGAGATCTGTCAGGCTCTTGGCACCCAGAAAAAATTTTGAGTTCATTCTCATGCGTTGAGGGTAGTTTTAGCCAACATGGTGCTGCATCCATTCTTGCTCTCTGATGCTGACCATGCGTCACTAAATTTActtgaacatttttatttatttttttgaattgTAGGAATGGTTATCAGAAGTTCTCACAAGAGCTCCTCTCAAATGGAGAACTCAATCACCTCCCGCTGAAAGAGCGTATGGTGGAGATTGGCAGCCGCTGGCAGCGGATATCCCCCAGCCAAAAAGAGTATTATAAGAAGCTGGCAGAAGACCAGCAGAGGGTCTACCGCACACAACTGGATACATGGATGAAGGTAAGTTAACTAGTGCAAGGCTTGTACATGATGACCATTTTTGTGGTACAAAGTGCAATAGATGGTTCTCCCTTTGTAACACTGTATCTATCCACGGGGGCCTTGTCCTGCCTCCATATGTCTTCTTGAATATACATAAAGTGTTAAATTCCATCCATCTTCACTTCTAGGGTTTATCATCTCAGGACCGAGCCGCCTACAGAGAGCAAACATCTAATGTAAGTATAACTGTGGACTAGGTGGTTTCTGCATAGTAGGTTTTTTGAATGGTTGGCCGGAAGTTAAACAATTTCTTGTTTTCTTGTCTTACAGAAGCGCAAGAGTACAACAAAACTGAAAACACCCAGTCCAAAATCCAAGGCTACAGTCCAGAGTAAATCTGTAAGTGACCATTTTAAAATGGGGGATGGGATGCTGAGATCCTGACTACATTTCGATCATATGCTCTTCCGCTAGTCTAGAAGTCCAGGGGCTTTTGTGGTTCTCCAGATAGACATGGGTCATGTATGCTTCAGGTAGATCTTCTAGGATGGAAGTATAAGAAGATATAACTAATCTGCTCTCTCTTCCAGGAGGATGacgatgaggaggatgatgatgatgatgacgacgatgatgatgatgaggacgatgatgAAGATGAGGACAAAGAAGACTCCTCTGATGACGGAGACTCCTCTAATTCCAGCAGTGAAGATGACAGTGAAGATGGAGAAGAGGTATGCCCTGGATACACATGGTTATATTTAGTGCAGCGCCCAAACTTTTTCTCCTCATGACCCTACTGTCGTTTCCTTGCAGAatgaagacgaggaggaagatgATGACGAAGAGGATGAAGATGACAATGAATCAGGCTCCAGTTCTTCATCTTCATCTTCGGCAGACTCGTCAGATTCCGATTCTAACTAAACAGGAACTGCCTGCTGTGAAGAGGGGGTGGATGACACATTTTAAGGGCACCTGTCCCCTAAACTCCAGACAGACAGACATGAAACTTTACCATTTATTAGGAAACGGACTTCATGGAAACAAAGTGAAGGCAGCCATTTTATGCCCCTAAAGCACTATTGATGAAGCTCCTCAGTATCACAATGATGGGCTGTGTGGTTCCGTCTGTAAAATGGCTGCCTTCCTTGTGCATGGGGTAATATCTTCAAGGCTCTAATGTTCTCATAGGGCAACTTGTTAGCAAGTGACTTGTCACCGTATATAGGCTATGCCGTACAGTTGCTATCGACACCGTGAACATACGTTTTGACCTGGGAATGAATGCATCGATttcaaatgtgtttttttcctagaatttttttttattttaattttttttttactttttgggtTTCCCTAATATATCTGTCTGCTTGCTTTTCTGCTGTGCCCAGCCTGTGTTATTTTACAGTTTTATGTCTAGtcctatacacagctatatagtATTTTATCCTCCCTCCTTGGGTGTGTTTGCCTTGATCTCACTTTGCACTTTGTCTTACCTTTTGATGAATTGTGAAAGATCAGCTTAAGCAGGCCACGCCCAGTTATATCACATGATACTTAAAGGACATGTCTACCTTCAtagccaattattattattattttttcaatcTGGTGCATACAAAAGGAGTCACTTTTTAGCTTCTAAGTAAATCTTTGCGTCCTCATGGTAAGAGACTAAACATAAACTATATAGTCTGATTCTTCAACCCTACGTTTCTGTCGGTCTAGTATTTAGGTGTATACTGAGcccatttacttaaagggatggATCATAGCCTACTAGCAGCTACTTTTTAGTCCATTTTCAGACCTTTTTTTTGCAGGACTCAACAGCCTAATCCACTAGTCCCACGAAATTAAGTAAACGTTCAGAAAACAGGCTGGATATAGTCGCTGGTAGATTCCCTTTTTGGCCTGCCAGGGTATGCATTGAGATACCTTTTTACTGATACTGCCTCATACATCCTGGACATTGCCCTGAAATGTGACATGAACGGGCCTAATACTTCAGGACCAAACAACATGGTGGTGgtttgttaccatggagacaggtTTACATAGCAGCTGCAGACAGAAAATAGTAGGACTCTTTCATTGATGATTGTAAAGTTGTTTTAGGGTGCAGTCTCATGTTGGGGACTGCCACATATGGACCAGACCATACTACTATGTGGTGACCAATGGCGGAACAATTTTGCTGGTCAATGGAGGCCATGGGCCACCACGTATGCGTGTAATTGAGTCCGCATATGGCAGGGCTATACCCTGATATTTCATCTTGGTGCATTGGAAAGCAATGAACGCAACAATAAAAAAGGTTATGATGGTGGACATGCCCAGGTTCAGTTTCACTGTAGGCAGTGCACGACTCGGAGCGAGGAGCATCTACCTAACTGTTACTAtcacagtttgtttttttttcgtacTTTTTGTCGTCCAATCCAATTTTGGAGTTAAGCCGGTTTATGGCTGCTCAGCAGGAAAGCAAGACGCCAGATACATGCTGTGAACATGTTACATATATGTGAgttagtgtacctgtcatcatacaGAGGTGCACCATTTTGTTAGGCAGTGCCAGGCCTAGCATTGAGGCATCTCAGAATAAAATGGCTGCCTCTAAGTTACATCAGTGAAGAAATGAAGATAAAGGCATAGTCCAATGGATTCCTCACACCCTTAGAATAGACAAGAtaagagggtatttttttttttattttatccgaCTTATTTTTAGTGTGTTATTGAATACGCCCTATTTTCTTTGTTCctcccattgtttttttttttgtttttttgggtggGAATCCGTTTTAAGAAACTAAAAAGCCCTATGAgtaactttgtaattttttttgtaagagttttttctctttttgggGGAAATGTAGATTCTTACCGTGCGGGTTGAACGCATGGTGAGAGACAAAACACTTTTAGTGCATTTTtagcactataaaaaaaacaaaataggatGTCGAGGTGcgttacattaaaaaaacaaaaaaaaaaagaaagcaagcCTTTTTTTTCCTATATGGACGGTATTTAAAACACAGAAGCTTTTTTGTAGGttaaattgaaaattaaaaaaaaaatgtgttttgtaaCAGATTCATTGGTTTAGTGTAGACAGAAATGTGCGttctcattatttttgttttgtacAAAAAGGGGGAAAGGGTCGGGCGGAGGGCGTTTTCTGTtaagtactctggagaaaaaaaaaataaaactaaagttTAGGGATTTGATGTGTCTCTTGTTACTATCATTAAGCTCTACCTGCCCCTTCGAATTTCCCTCTTTTTCttatgtgttgttttttgtttttttacaatgtgaTGTTACttaaaatgagcaattttgtTTTCTGCTACGTTTTATGCATTTACACTGGACTGTTAAAATTTAGAGAATGCCGCACACAGCAATACCACATATATGtttaatatctttatttaatttttttatttcatacatTTTAAGTCCAACTAGGGGCCTATTATAAGCAATCATTTGATTGCTTATAACAGATCAATGTAATGCATATGCATTACGCTGATCAGTAAGTTTGGCATTGTGCTGGTATAGTCTATCAGCTGTAGGCAATCTCAAGCTGCCGTGAAAACTCCCTGGGGTGCCAGTTGGACCTCTGGACAATTAATGACACAGGTAGAAATATTCAATGTTGGGCAA is from Dendropsophus ebraccatus isolate aDenEbr1 chromosome 14, aDenEbr1.pat, whole genome shotgun sequence and encodes:
- the UBTF gene encoding nucleolar transcription factor 1 isoform X3; protein product: MNGAAGDEQTNTIMTALSDQDQWSQEDMLTLLETMKTILPGQDNSKFKTTESHMDWNKLAFKNYSGSMCRQKWIEISNEVRKFRTLTELILDAEEHVKNPYKGKKLKKHPEFPKKPLTPYFRFFMEKRAKYAKLHPEMSNLDLTKILSKKYKELPEKKKMKYIQDFQREKQEFEKNLAKFREEHPELMQSTKKSDVPEKPKTPQQLWYNHERKVYLKIKPEASTKDVKDALGKQWSQLSDKKRLKWIHKALEQRKLYEGVMREYMQKHPEMNLTEEGITRSTLTKAERQLKDKFDGRPTKPPPNSYSMYCAELMANMKDVPSTERMVLCSQRWKLLSQKEKDAYHKKCEQKKKEYEVELMRFLESLPEEEQQRVLAEEKMTKSKPTQAEKKKAADERGKFPETPKTAEEIWQQSVIGDYLARFKNDRTKALKCMESTWMNMEKKEKIMWIKKAAEDQKRYERELSDMRSPPAATAPAKKMKFQGEPKKAPMNGYQKFSQELLSNGELNHLPLKERMVEIGSRWQRISPSQKEYYKKLAEDQQRVYRTQLDTWMKGLSSQDRAAYREQTSNKRKSTTKLKTPSPKSKATVQSKSEDDDEEDDDDDDDDDDDEDDDEDEDKEDSSDDGDSSNSSSEDDSEDGEENEDEEEDDDEEDEDDNESGSSSSSSSSADSSDSDSN
- the UBTF gene encoding nucleolar transcription factor 1 isoform X2, with protein sequence MNGAAGDEQTNTIMTALSDQDQWSQEDMLTLLETMKTILPGQDNSKFKTTESHMDWNKLAFKNYSGSMCRQKWIEISNEVRKFRTLTELILDAEEHVKNPYKGKKLKKHPEFPKKPLTPYFRFFMEKRAKYAKLHPEMSNLDLTKILSKKYKELPEKKKMKYIQDFQREKQEFEKNLAKFREEHPELMQSTKKSDVPEKPKTPQQLWYNHERKVYLKIKPEASTKDVKDALGKQWSQLSDKKRLKWIHKALEQRKLYEGVMREYMQKHPEMNLTEEGITRSTLTKAERQLKDKFDGRPTKPPPNSYSMYCAELMANMKDVPSTERMVLCSQRWKLLSQKEKDAYHKKCEQKKKEYEVELMRFLESLPEEEQQRVLAEEKMVGANKKSSQATKTKSKPTQAEKKKAADERGKFPETPKTAEEIWQQSVIGDYLARFKNDRTKALKCMESTWMNMEKKEKIMWIKKAAEDQKRYERELSDMRSPPAATAPAKKMKFQGEPKKAPMNGYQKFSQELLSNGELNHLPLKERMVEIGSRWQRISPSQKEYYKKLAEDQQRVYRTQLDTWMKGLSSQDRAAYREQTSNKRKSTTKLKTPSPKSKATVQSKSEDDDEEDDDDDDDDDDDEDDDEDEDKEDSSDDGDSSNSSSEDDSEDGEENEDEEEDDDEEDEDDNESGSSSSSSSSADSSDSDSN
- the UBTF gene encoding nucleolar transcription factor 1 isoform X1, producing the protein MNGAAGDEQTNTIMTALSDQDQWSQEDMLTLLETMKTILPGQDNSKFKTTESHMDWNKLAFKNYSGSMCRQKWIEISNEVRKFRTLTELILDAEEHVKNPYKGKKLKKHPEFPKKPLTPYFRFFMEKRAKYAKLHPEMSNLDLTKILSKKYKELPEKKKMKYIQDFQREKQEFEKNLAKFREEHPELMQSTKKSDVPEKPKTPQQLWYNHERKVYLKIKPEASTKDVKDALGKQWSQLSDKKRLKWIHKALEQRKLYEGVMREYMQKHPEMNLTEEGITRSTLTKAERQLKDKFDGRPTKPPPNSYSMYCAELMANMKDVPSTERMVLCSQRWKLLSQKEKDAYHKKCEQKKKEYEVELMRFLESLPEEEQQRVLAEEKMVGANKKSSQATKVTAQDAAKTKSKPTQAEKKKAADERGKFPETPKTAEEIWQQSVIGDYLARFKNDRTKALKCMESTWMNMEKKEKIMWIKKAAEDQKRYERELSDMRSPPAATAPAKKMKFQGEPKKAPMNGYQKFSQELLSNGELNHLPLKERMVEIGSRWQRISPSQKEYYKKLAEDQQRVYRTQLDTWMKGLSSQDRAAYREQTSNKRKSTTKLKTPSPKSKATVQSKSEDDDEEDDDDDDDDDDDEDDDEDEDKEDSSDDGDSSNSSSEDDSEDGEENEDEEEDDDEEDEDDNESGSSSSSSSSADSSDSDSN